In the genome of Massilibacillus massiliensis, one region contains:
- a CDS encoding 4Fe-4S dicluster domain-containing protein codes for MANKRYGMLYDSNACIGCQACSIACRAENKVHDDVHRLQVRIEGPKGEFPNLRMDFHRQSCVMCDDAPCVPVCPTGASYTNEEGINMVDEEKCVGCGYCIAACPYQSRYLDPKTGAVDKCTFCYENRVQQGEKPACVSMCPTGALVFGDLNDQNSAICKAIKQQFTVKYKESLHTNPKLIVIPNRHGGEK; via the coding sequence ATGGCAAATAAACGATATGGAATGCTATATGACAGCAATGCTTGTATTGGGTGCCAAGCATGTTCAATTGCCTGTCGGGCTGAAAATAAAGTGCACGATGACGTGCATAGACTGCAAGTGAGAATTGAAGGACCAAAAGGAGAATTTCCCAATTTACGTATGGACTTTCACCGTCAATCCTGTGTGATGTGCGATGATGCACCATGTGTACCTGTGTGTCCTACCGGGGCTTCTTATACAAATGAAGAAGGCATTAACATGGTAGATGAAGAAAAATGTGTCGGCTGCGGCTATTGTATTGCTGCCTGTCCGTACCAATCACGTTATCTGGATCCTAAAACCGGTGCTGTGGATAAGTGTACGTTTTGTTATGAAAACAGGGTGCAGCAAGGGGAGAAGCCTGCTTGTGTATCCATGTGTCCGACGGGAGCACTTGTCTTTGGTGATTTAAATGATCAAAATAGTGCGATCTGTAAAGCGATCAAGCAACAATTCACCGTAAAATATAAGGAATCCTTGCATACCAATCCGAAGCTCATTGTGATTCCAAATCGGCACGGAGGTGAAAAATAA